In Methanomassiliicoccales archaeon, a single genomic region encodes these proteins:
- the purD gene encoding phosphoribosylamine--glycine ligase, with translation MKTKVLVVGGGGREHAIVEALIRDGAAVYSAMKNMNPGIARAALGVKLLNETDVPKVTEFALTSGIELAVIGPEAPLEAGLADELIRKGIGCVGPTQAAARLETSKRFSRRLLKKYGVPGNVEFGTFQDLDSAKVFVDDFPGELVVKPEGLTGGKGVKVEGEHLMGKEEVLRYVKEVLDHKIGGAGVVLEERLVGEEFTLQGFCDGKNVRGMPLVQDHKRAYEGDVGPNTGGMGSYTDADHLLPFVRQQDREAAEEIMQRTIAAMRENGSPYRGVLYGQFMLTKDGPKVIEFNARFGDPEAMNVLSLLPEGLLDVCQGVADGRLSSNVPFLPKATVCKYVVPAGYGTDPKAGRPVVVDENAIAKAGARLYYAAVDEKDGTIYTTSSRSLGVVGVADTIEEAEAVCEAGLTHIRGDVFVRHDIGKSELVRKRVEHMRQVRG, from the coding sequence ATGAAGACCAAGGTGCTGGTGGTGGGCGGCGGTGGACGGGAACACGCCATCGTCGAAGCCCTGATCAGAGATGGAGCGGCGGTCTATTCGGCCATGAAGAACATGAACCCGGGGATCGCCCGGGCGGCCCTAGGCGTCAAGCTCTTGAACGAGACGGACGTGCCTAAGGTCACGGAGTTCGCACTGACCAGTGGTATAGAGCTGGCGGTCATCGGACCCGAGGCACCGTTGGAAGCAGGATTGGCCGACGAACTGATCAGGAAGGGCATCGGTTGCGTTGGACCTACCCAGGCAGCGGCCAGGCTGGAGACGTCCAAGCGATTTTCACGAAGACTATTGAAAAAGTATGGCGTCCCGGGGAACGTGGAGTTCGGCACCTTTCAGGACCTGGACTCGGCAAAGGTCTTCGTTGACGATTTTCCCGGTGAGCTGGTGGTCAAACCCGAGGGCCTTACTGGCGGTAAAGGGGTCAAGGTCGAAGGGGAGCATCTCATGGGAAAGGAGGAGGTGCTCCGCTATGTCAAGGAGGTCCTGGACCACAAGATCGGCGGGGCCGGGGTGGTGCTCGAGGAACGCCTGGTGGGAGAGGAGTTCACTTTACAGGGTTTTTGCGATGGAAAGAACGTCAGAGGGATGCCTTTGGTGCAGGACCACAAACGGGCGTATGAAGGGGATGTGGGGCCTAACACCGGCGGGATGGGGTCGTACACCGATGCCGATCATCTGTTGCCGTTCGTCAGGCAGCAGGACCGTGAGGCGGCGGAGGAGATCATGCAAAGGACAATCGCAGCCATGAGGGAGAACGGTTCCCCTTACAGAGGGGTGCTCTATGGTCAGTTCATGCTTACGAAGGACGGTCCCAAGGTCATTGAGTTCAACGCCCGGTTCGGTGATCCAGAAGCGATGAACGTTCTATCGTTGTTGCCGGAGGGACTGCTTGATGTCTGTCAAGGCGTGGCCGATGGAAGGTTGAGCTCCAACGTCCCATTTCTGCCCAAAGCGACGGTTTGCAAGTACGTTGTGCCGGCAGGCTATGGGACCGATCCCAAGGCGGGACGACCGGTGGTTGTGGACGAGAACGCCATAGCTAAGGCCGGCGCCCGACTGTATTATGCCGCGGTGGACGAGAAGGATGGTACCATATACACCACCTCCTCCCGTTCATTGGGAGTGGTGGGCGTGGCTGACACCATCGAGGAGGCGGAGGCGGTCTGCGAAGCGGGGCTGACCCACATCCGCGGGGATGTGTTCGTGCGTCATGATATCGGAAAAAGTGAGCTGGTCCGCAAGCGGGTGGAGCACATGCGTCAGGTCCGGGGCTGA
- a CDS encoding CARDB domain-containing protein: MIILVACLFIGAMPLVQADTATSPLYAHLDGPMTVTVGANAHYVLTMVGGPAEAGDGNYSWKAELNGENTYNSFLLPNSGGPITSGVVSINLTAPEVPQTLTITINCTSANTVETVTTSIEYKVLVVEPVVLSATIRNTGNVSVTDVPLVLQIYQDGGWVQFYNTSLSLEAGGSYAFLYNWTALDLKSGEHKVRMLLDPNNQIVTFEGGSAVYETTIYYKMSGYGGVNSLLWVLVILLGFVTFMVWRRPNPKTKRRR, from the coding sequence ATGATCATACTGGTCGCTTGCCTGTTCATAGGGGCCATGCCCTTGGTCCAGGCCGATACCGCGACCTCTCCGCTGTACGCCCATTTGGACGGTCCGATGACGGTTACAGTAGGAGCGAACGCTCATTACGTACTGACCATGGTCGGTGGACCGGCCGAGGCGGGCGATGGCAATTATTCGTGGAAGGCGGAGCTGAATGGCGAGAACACCTACAATTCATTCCTTCTGCCCAACAGCGGGGGGCCCATCACATCCGGGGTGGTCTCGATCAATCTGACCGCACCAGAGGTCCCACAGACGTTGACCATCACGATCAACTGCACCTCTGCCAATACCGTGGAGACCGTCACAACCAGCATAGAATACAAGGTGCTGGTCGTTGAGCCGGTAGTGCTTTCGGCCACCATTAGGAACACCGGCAACGTCAGCGTCACCGACGTGCCCTTGGTACTGCAGATCTACCAGGACGGCGGGTGGGTGCAGTTCTACAACACCAGCCTGAGCCTGGAGGCCGGCGGGTCCTATGCCTTCCTTTACAATTGGACGGCCCTGGACCTTAAATCCGGGGAGCACAAGGTGAGGATGTTGCTGGACCCCAATAACCAGATAGTGACCTTTGAAGGCGGTTCCGCAGTGTACGAGACCACCATATATTACAAAATGTCAGGGTACGGGGGGGTCAACTCATTGCTCTGGGTATTGGTCATTCTCCTGGGATTCGTGACCTTCATGGTCTGGCGGCGCCCGAACCCGAAGACCAAGAGAAGACGCTGA
- the hypB gene encoding hydrogenase nickel incorporation protein HypB — protein MEVKSASVHKITHISMETDVLAENKHLAEHNLQKLRGSSIRSMDVMGTTGAGKTALIIKLSKLLMDRGLRVAVIAGDVAGQDDYDRFHAAGVKAFNLNTGKECHLDANLLDHALDDIDLMGIDFLFIENVGNLVCPADFPLGTDLRLVVISVTEGDDMVRKHPMIFQEADIAVLNKLDIAAYMEIDVDRVRADYRKLSGGKDLHTVSVRTGEGLNELVSKILG, from the coding sequence ATGGAGGTAAAATCCGCTTCCGTGCACAAGATCACCCACATCAGCATGGAAACGGACGTGCTGGCCGAAAACAAGCATCTGGCCGAGCATAATCTACAGAAGCTCAGAGGGTCCAGCATCAGGTCGATGGACGTCATGGGCACCACGGGCGCCGGAAAGACCGCTCTCATCATCAAGCTGTCCAAGTTGCTCATGGACAGGGGGTTGAGAGTGGCGGTCATCGCCGGAGACGTCGCTGGCCAGGACGATTACGATCGATTTCACGCGGCCGGGGTCAAGGCCTTCAACCTCAACACCGGAAAGGAGTGCCACCTGGACGCCAATCTATTAGACCACGCCTTGGACGATATCGACCTCATGGGGATCGATTTTCTGTTCATCGAGAACGTGGGAAACCTGGTCTGCCCGGCCGATTTCCCGTTGGGAACGGACCTGCGATTGGTGGTCATATCTGTCACCGAAGGGGACGACATGGTGCGAAAGCACCCCATGATATTCCAAGAGGCGGATATCGCGGTCCTCAACAAGCTGGATATCGCCGCTTATATGGAGATCGACGTTGATAGGGTGAGAGCGGACTACCGCAAACTGAGCGGAGGAAAGGACCTCCACACGGTGAGCGTTCGCACCGGGGAAGGATTGAACGAACTGGTAAGTAAAATTCTTGGCTGA